A genomic window from Oceanobacillus timonensis includes:
- a CDS encoding ATP-binding response regulator, whose amino-acid sequence MKNNYVKLGLILLLVFACLSAFRLIWMDVFQSSTPLDIEEGELDLRDWDTVEKETLLLDGEWNFYPFAFLMDENETAPVPEETVKVPDGWNNILGSSTGYGTYRLQINVPSGQDRNYQLYIPSIRSASDIYINGEQLSSSGKIAAEKEGFIAENSPQSVVFTANEEGVIDIVIQAANYKDIRSFNSGIIRSIRFGTEEALTNEVQFSIYMQIAMVIVLLIHSRYAFILYLIGNQDKRLLFFSLLTFIYAVLFLLSGKEKLLHAFFYTQNDWGIRFFVALVLIECYIFLQCTNHQKLPYWNKIFPYFQWGVFGLAAVTLFLPLTLSQMIVLLPAYLIAGCGLVGIGVLTMIRSYKQSGNRSLFLIISCAAVIHQLIWALIWRGTGEYMPHYPFDLIVAIVCFMVVWFKGYFRVHEETKELAATLQRMNQEKDQFLANTSHEFRNPLNSILLLSKAVRDREETAITEQSRNDLNTVLNVGNRMNLLLTDLLEERQLQQGQPRLDKQVIKLEPIVTGVIDLLQFSSNVKKVQIINRISKTFPPVYADENRLTQILFNLIKNAIKFTDQGNITISATVNGDIAEIHVTDTGIGISREMQKRLFLPYEQEETPEGMTREGGFGLGLSITKQLVELHGGTIRVASVKGEKTTFTFTLELAFTQEESIPLSGENKRTIKVNEETEQMETPPPLQHDEKPSILAVDDDPASLLALQAVLPDDLYHLVLVSSPDQALKELEKGEWDMVISDIMMPKISGYKLTRTIRESYSLTELPILLLTGGNSDIQAAFAAGANDYITKPVEATELKTRLNSLITLKRVAEQQLQLETMWLQAQIQPHFLFNTLNAIRALSEWDLEEMRKLLDEFGNLLRSKFQFQQMHLLIPLEEELRLVHSYLYIEQVRFGEALQVKWDLENAVQHGIRQGKGKGTVSIRLKREAANHKAMITVEDDGTGMEEEEITAIFKGESNSESGVGIINLEKRLHRHYGKGLTIDSAPGQGTKVSFEIDTAD is encoded by the coding sequence ATGAAAAATAATTACGTGAAGCTGGGACTGATTTTGCTGCTTGTTTTCGCCTGTTTATCAGCTTTTCGGCTTATTTGGATGGACGTTTTTCAGAGTAGTACTCCTTTGGATATTGAAGAGGGAGAGCTTGATTTACGAGATTGGGATACAGTTGAAAAAGAAACTTTGCTATTGGACGGGGAATGGAATTTCTATCCATTCGCTTTTTTAATGGATGAAAATGAAACAGCACCAGTACCTGAAGAAACTGTTAAAGTCCCCGATGGCTGGAATAATATCTTGGGTTCTTCTACTGGTTATGGAACTTACCGTCTACAAATCAACGTTCCTTCAGGTCAAGACAGGAATTATCAATTATACATACCGAGTATCCGCAGTGCTTCTGACATCTATATCAATGGGGAGCAGCTGTCTTCATCAGGAAAAATTGCTGCTGAGAAAGAAGGTTTTATAGCTGAAAATTCTCCGCAAAGTGTTGTTTTTACAGCAAATGAAGAAGGCGTTATAGATATTGTGATTCAAGCTGCCAATTATAAAGATATACGAAGTTTTAACAGTGGTATTATTCGTTCCATTCGTTTTGGAACAGAAGAGGCGTTGACTAATGAAGTGCAGTTTTCTATTTATATGCAGATTGCGATGGTCATCGTTCTTCTTATTCATTCCAGATATGCGTTCATCCTGTATTTGATTGGAAATCAAGATAAGCGGTTACTCTTTTTTTCTTTATTAACTTTTATTTATGCGGTTCTATTTCTTCTTAGTGGAAAAGAAAAATTATTGCATGCCTTTTTCTATACGCAAAATGACTGGGGAATCCGATTTTTTGTAGCATTGGTATTGATAGAGTGTTATATTTTTCTGCAATGTACCAATCATCAAAAACTTCCTTATTGGAATAAAATATTCCCATATTTTCAATGGGGCGTATTTGGACTAGCCGCGGTAACATTGTTTCTGCCGCTGACCTTATCGCAAATGATTGTCTTGTTACCTGCCTATCTTATCGCAGGTTGTGGCCTTGTTGGTATCGGTGTGTTGACGATGATACGATCGTATAAGCAATCAGGAAACAGGAGTTTATTTTTAATCATATCCTGTGCTGCTGTTATTCATCAATTGATATGGGCATTGATATGGAGAGGAACCGGAGAATATATGCCGCATTATCCATTTGATTTGATTGTTGCCATCGTGTGTTTTATGGTGGTTTGGTTCAAAGGTTACTTTCGCGTACATGAGGAGACGAAAGAACTGGCCGCGACATTACAGCGGATGAATCAGGAAAAAGATCAATTTTTAGCAAATACCTCTCATGAATTCCGTAATCCATTGAACAGTATTTTATTACTTTCCAAAGCTGTGCGAGACAGGGAAGAAACAGCGATAACGGAACAAAGCAGGAATGATTTAAACACGGTTTTGAATGTAGGCAATCGAATGAACCTCCTGCTGACGGATTTATTGGAAGAGCGGCAATTGCAACAGGGGCAGCCAAGACTTGATAAACAGGTTATCAAATTGGAACCGATTGTTACAGGGGTAATAGACTTACTGCAATTTTCATCTAACGTGAAGAAGGTGCAAATTATCAATCGTATTTCTAAAACATTTCCTCCTGTATATGCTGATGAGAATCGGCTCACGCAAATTTTATTTAATTTAATTAAGAATGCTATCAAATTTACGGATCAAGGGAATATTACTATTTCTGCAACAGTAAACGGCGATATAGCGGAAATTCATGTTACTGACACAGGGATTGGTATTAGCCGGGAAATGCAGAAACGGTTATTTCTTCCCTATGAACAAGAAGAAACGCCAGAAGGGATGACGCGGGAAGGCGGTTTTGGATTGGGATTAAGTATTACAAAACAGCTGGTAGAACTTCATGGCGGAACCATCCGGGTTGCCTCTGTAAAAGGAGAGAAAACAACTTTTACTTTTACGTTGGAATTAGCATTCACGCAAGAAGAATCAATACCCCTCTCTGGAGAGAATAAACGAACTATCAAAGTGAATGAGGAAACAGAACAAATGGAAACGCCGCCTCCTTTGCAACATGATGAAAAACCATCTATTTTGGCAGTAGATGATGATCCTGCCAGTTTATTGGCTTTACAAGCGGTTCTGCCGGATGATCTATATCATCTGGTGCTTGTATCCAGTCCTGATCAGGCATTGAAAGAATTGGAAAAGGGAGAATGGGATATGGTCATTTCGGATATAATGATGCCAAAAATATCCGGATACAAGCTAACCAGAACGATTCGGGAAAGTTATTCTCTAACAGAACTTCCTATCCTGCTGCTGACAGGTGGGAATTCGGATATCCAAGCTGCTTTTGCAGCAGGCGCAAATGATTATATAACCAAACCGGTAGAGGCAACAGAGCTGAAAACCCGTCTGAATTCGTTGATTACGCTGAAACGGGTTGCTGAGCAGCAGCTACAATTGGAAACAATGTGGCTGCAAGCACAAATACAGCCGCACTTCTTATTTAATACATTAAATGCAATTAGAGCATTGAGCGAATGGGATCTGGAGGAGATGAGAAAGTTGCTGGATGAATTCGGAAATTTATTACGCAGTAAATTTCAGTTCCAGCAAATGCATTTGTTGATTCCTTTAGAAGAAGAATTACGTCTCGTTCACTCCTATCTATATATTGAACAAGTTCGTTTTGGAGAAGCGCTGCAGGTGAAATGGGATTTGGAAAATGCAGTGCAACACGGTATTAGGCAAGGAAAAGGGAAAGGGACAGTAAGCATCCGTTTGAAAAGAGAAGCAGCTAACCACAAAGCAATGATTACGGTAGAAGATGATGGAACAGGAATGGAAGAAGAAGAGATCACAGCCATTTTTAAAGGGGAATCGAACAGTGAATCAGGTGTAGGCATTATAAACTTGGAAAAAAGGTTGCACCGGCATTATGGAAAAGGGTTAACAATAGACAGTGCACCTGGACAGGGGACAAAGGTATCTTTTGAAATCGATACAGCTGATTAG
- a CDS encoding response regulator: MLRIAIIDDEHLALQYLNLLLRKLEGVHVTGKYVEADDLIHHIQAEHVDAVFIDIHMPAIKGTDLAEQLLNIQPSLQIGFITAYDEYAVKAFELNAVDYILKPVKQERLAVTVQRIMERKTMDQHTATGESTTVIKDLGALQIYQDNKRADVKWRTSKAKELFAYFIYNHENTILKSDLIELLWSNLSWEKANAQLYTAVYQIRKVMEQQDIPIKIVSQKEFYQIDMDRSIHIQSREFKLAAYDLLKRKTIHAEQYFTVLEAYQDEYLAGLDYFWAVNERKILKDVWLELIIRLADYLHRYEKTSSYNISKLESLTDFDTEAAEIVKEKNWIH; this comes from the coding sequence ATGCTTCGTATAGCAATTATAGACGATGAACATTTAGCATTACAATATTTGAATTTACTGTTACGTAAACTAGAAGGTGTACATGTCACCGGGAAATATGTAGAGGCTGATGATTTAATCCACCATATCCAGGCCGAACACGTAGATGCTGTATTTATAGATATACATATGCCTGCAATTAAAGGAACAGATCTGGCGGAACAGCTGTTAAATATTCAACCTTCTTTACAAATTGGTTTTATTACGGCCTATGATGAATATGCGGTGAAAGCTTTTGAATTAAATGCAGTGGATTATATTCTGAAGCCTGTAAAACAGGAGCGTTTAGCTGTAACGGTACAGCGGATAATGGAAAGAAAGACGATGGATCAGCACACTGCAACAGGGGAATCGACCACCGTTATTAAGGACTTGGGAGCTTTACAGATATATCAGGATAATAAGCGGGCAGATGTGAAATGGCGTACGTCCAAAGCAAAAGAATTATTTGCCTACTTTATTTACAACCATGAAAATACCATTTTAAAAAGCGATTTGATCGAATTGCTGTGGAGCAATCTCTCGTGGGAAAAGGCAAATGCCCAGTTGTATACAGCTGTTTACCAAATTAGAAAGGTTATGGAGCAACAAGATATTCCTATTAAAATCGTCAGCCAAAAAGAATTTTACCAAATTGATATGGATCGTAGTATACATATTCAATCGCGCGAGTTTAAACTTGCCGCTTATGATTTATTAAAAAGAAAAACGATACATGCAGAACAGTATTTCACTGTACTGGAGGCGTATCAAGACGAGTACTTAGCCGGATTAGATTACTTTTGGGCTGTTAATGAGAGAAAAATCCTGAAAGATGTATGGCTGGAGCTTATCATTCGATTGGCAGATTATTTGCATCGTTATGAGAAAACATCATCCTATAATATATCAAAATTAGAAAGTTTAACTGATTTTGATACCGAAGCGGCAGAAATCGTGAAAGAAAAAAACTGGATTCACTGA
- a CDS encoding ATP-binding protein: MKRDYIRTGIFVILCIISLSVLRLIWVGIFQENITPAIEDGKLDLSSREIKDRKTLVLDGEWDFYPSRFLMREDELPAETPEAIQVPHGWENNLGSPFGYGTYRLQMKVNPDDNQNFKLYIPNIRTSSEVYVNGRKVAETGRPAETEMAYVADIMPKTVTFTADEEGNIDLMIQVANYIDSRDGGIYLSLRLGTDAAITREVQLTNYSQVVIAAILLMHTLYTLIIYFIGGRDKKVLSFSLLTFSLFSGFLFYTGEKLLQQFINIGYELEFWMIHTVYLVIFYALIQCIDHQKLPYWNKIFPFFKWAMAALAVLTIFLSMPQILALRPVYNIFALITVVVTSVSIILMYKDKPKARNLMLLGFIAISNHGIWNFIWSGKSVYLTFYPFDMIIAVTCYTIVWFQGYFQKYRETKALAERLKKVNEEKDQFLANTSHEFRNPLNSILLLSEAVRDREETTLSKQSMAELNTVLNVGQQMNLLLTDLLETRNLQINKPRLNKQVVTLEPIVTGIIDALRFSSDVKNLSIVQLIPGDFPPVYADENRVKQIMFNLIENAIKYTMQGSITILASVKEQNAEIHVTDTGIGISRDLQKRIFQPYEQGHPENEMSEGGLGLGLNITKKLVELHGGTIWVFSEKGERTTFTFTLALASQEAMESSSETQIEKAAKKKDREPIEQPAWKNEQAPSILIVDDSPASLLALKAIISNDMYNLVFLSCSKQAVEELKKRDWGMVISDIMMPEISGYELTRIIRERYSLTELPVLLLTGGTTDIQAAFLAGANDYIAKPVEPVELKARMDSLITLKRVSEQQVQLETSWLQAQIQPHFLFNTLNSIMALSELDVERMRKLLNEFSNLLRSKFQFQHMKELIPLEEELNIVRSYLYIEQVRFGEALQVAWNLEEERGIYVPFLSIQPLVENAVQHGIRNNKGRGTVTITCKKDITRSRAIITVEDDGTGIEETDIPAILKGESNSKSGVGILNVDKRLQQHFGRGLQIVRSPGQGTKVFFEVDLPSTE, translated from the coding sequence ATGAAGCGAGATTATATCCGAACGGGAATTTTTGTGATTCTCTGTATTATCAGTTTGTCTGTTTTGCGATTGATCTGGGTAGGTATATTTCAAGAAAATATAACTCCTGCTATTGAAGATGGAAAGCTTGATTTAAGTTCACGGGAAATAAAAGATAGAAAAACGCTGGTACTGGATGGAGAATGGGATTTTTACCCGTCGAGGTTTTTAATGCGGGAAGATGAATTACCTGCAGAAACACCAGAAGCGATCCAAGTTCCACATGGATGGGAGAATAATCTTGGTTCTCCTTTTGGTTACGGTACTTATCGACTGCAAATGAAGGTGAATCCGGATGATAATCAGAACTTTAAATTATATATACCAAATATCCGTACATCTTCTGAAGTCTATGTGAATGGCCGCAAAGTAGCAGAGACTGGCCGGCCTGCTGAAACAGAAATGGCCTATGTTGCGGATATTATGCCTAAGACAGTAACTTTTACAGCCGATGAAGAAGGAAACATCGATCTGATGATTCAAGTTGCAAATTATATAGATAGCAGAGATGGAGGTATTTATCTCTCGCTTCGGTTAGGAACAGATGCAGCAATTACAAGAGAAGTTCAGCTTACCAATTATTCTCAAGTTGTCATTGCGGCTATTCTGTTGATGCATACTTTATACACATTGATTATTTATTTTATAGGGGGAAGAGATAAAAAGGTTCTTTCTTTCTCGTTGTTAACCTTCAGTTTATTTTCCGGTTTTTTGTTTTATACTGGTGAAAAGTTACTGCAGCAATTTATTAATATAGGTTATGAATTAGAATTTTGGATGATACATACGGTGTATTTAGTCATTTTTTATGCACTGATTCAATGTATCGATCATCAAAAACTGCCTTATTGGAATAAAATCTTTCCATTTTTTAAATGGGCAATGGCTGCATTAGCTGTGTTAACTATCTTTTTATCGATGCCGCAAATTTTGGCACTTCGTCCTGTATATAATATATTTGCTCTTATTACGGTGGTTGTTACCAGTGTGTCGATTATTCTGATGTATAAAGATAAACCGAAAGCGAGAAACCTTATGCTGCTTGGCTTTATTGCCATTTCCAACCATGGAATATGGAATTTTATATGGTCAGGAAAAAGTGTTTATCTTACTTTTTACCCTTTCGATATGATAATTGCTGTTACTTGTTATACGATTGTCTGGTTCCAGGGATATTTTCAAAAGTATAGAGAAACAAAGGCACTAGCGGAAAGATTGAAAAAAGTGAATGAAGAAAAAGACCAGTTTTTAGCAAATACATCTCATGAATTCCGTAATCCGTTAAATAGTATATTGTTGCTGTCGGAGGCGGTACGAGACAGAGAAGAAACAACATTATCTAAACAGAGTATGGCGGAATTAAACACTGTCTTAAATGTAGGACAGCAGATGAACCTGTTGTTGACAGACTTATTGGAGACCAGAAACTTACAGATTAATAAACCGAGATTAAATAAACAGGTGGTTACATTGGAGCCGATTGTCACAGGGATTATCGATGCATTGCGTTTTTCATCTGACGTAAAGAATCTGTCCATTGTCCAGCTGATTCCCGGAGATTTTCCACCTGTGTATGCTGATGAAAATCGAGTGAAACAGATTATGTTTAATCTCATAGAAAACGCGATTAAGTATACCATGCAAGGATCCATTACCATCTTGGCTTCTGTTAAAGAACAGAACGCAGAAATTCATGTGACCGATACAGGCATTGGGATTAGCAGGGATTTGCAGAAGAGGATATTTCAGCCTTATGAACAAGGACATCCGGAAAATGAAATGTCTGAAGGTGGTTTAGGATTAGGATTAAATATAACCAAAAAGTTAGTAGAACTGCATGGCGGAACCATTTGGGTTTTTTCTGAAAAAGGAGAAAGGACAACCTTTACATTCACGTTAGCATTGGCATCACAAGAAGCGATGGAATCGTCTTCTGAAACCCAAATTGAAAAGGCTGCCAAGAAGAAAGACAGGGAACCCATAGAACAGCCAGCCTGGAAAAATGAGCAGGCACCATCTATCTTAATCGTCGATGATAGCCCAGCGAGTTTATTGGCGTTAAAGGCTATTATTTCCAATGATATGTATAACCTGGTCTTTCTTTCTTGTTCCAAACAAGCGGTAGAGGAACTGAAGAAACGGGATTGGGGTATGGTTATCTCGGATATTATGATGCCGGAAATATCAGGATATGAACTTACCAGGATTATTCGGGAACGTTATTCCCTGACAGAATTGCCTGTGCTACTTCTTACTGGTGGAACGACGGATATACAGGCAGCTTTTTTAGCTGGCGCAAATGACTATATTGCCAAACCTGTTGAGCCGGTGGAGTTGAAAGCACGGATGGATTCTTTGATAACACTGAAGCGTGTTTCCGAACAACAGGTGCAGCTGGAGACTTCCTGGCTGCAGGCACAGATTCAGCCGCATTTTTTATTTAATACATTAAATTCCATCATGGCATTAAGTGAATTGGATGTAGAAAGAATGAGAAAGCTTCTGAATGAATTCAGTAATTTGCTAAGAAGTAAATTTCAATTTCAGCATATGAAAGAACTGATCCCTCTGGAAGAAGAATTAAATATTGTCCGTTCGTATCTGTATATTGAGCAGGTCCGTTTTGGAGAAGCTTTACAGGTAGCGTGGAACCTGGAGGAAGAACGAGGTATATATGTCCCGTTTTTATCCATTCAGCCGCTGGTAGAAAATGCGGTACAGCATGGGATCCGGAATAATAAAGGGAGAGGAACAGTTACCATTACCTGTAAAAAAGATATTACCCGTTCTAGAGCAATTATCACGGTGGAAGATGATGGAACAGGAATAGAAGAAACAGACATTCCAGCTATTTTAAAAGGAGAATCAAATAGCAAATCGGGAGTCGGCATTTTGAATGTGGATAAACGATTACAACAGCATTTTGGAAGAGGATTACAGATTGTCCGTTCGCCGGGCCAGGGAACAAAAGTGTTTTTTGAGGTGGATTTGCCTTCAACGGAATAA
- a CDS encoding ComEC/Rec2 family competence protein: MRKCGFIFLLILIIIPFHIPSSIHAEQELPAMKVHFINVGQGDSILIETPLDRTILIDGGPPEAGDTVVNYIKEQRINEIDLMVATHPDVDHIGGLVQVLDEVDVGGVLDIGKLHPTKTFASYMNRIRDLQIPMTIAEKDTPIEIDPMISMDIWNAAQPLTSPNASSLVIKLNYGETDMLFMGDVGKKEEKEMLKKHDVDAEVVKIGHHGSNTSSSMAFLKAVDPEMAILTYSKDNNYGHPVPRVIDHLNEINALIYSTAALDSITVETDGETLMVNPKMNPIQKFVDEQAS, from the coding sequence ATGCGAAAATGTGGTTTTATTTTCTTACTAATACTGATAATCATACCATTTCATATCCCTTCATCCATTCATGCAGAGCAGGAATTGCCTGCAATGAAGGTCCATTTTATTAATGTTGGCCAGGGAGACAGTATTTTAATTGAAACGCCTTTGGACCGAACTATTTTAATTGATGGCGGCCCTCCGGAAGCTGGTGATACGGTCGTTAATTATATAAAGGAACAACGGATTAATGAAATTGATTTAATGGTTGCTACCCACCCGGATGTTGATCATATTGGCGGGTTAGTACAGGTGTTGGATGAAGTAGATGTAGGCGGTGTACTTGATATCGGGAAGCTTCATCCAACAAAGACATTTGCTTCTTATATGAACCGGATTCGTGATCTGCAAATACCAATGACCATTGCTGAAAAAGATACACCCATTGAAATTGATCCAATGATTTCAATGGACATTTGGAATGCTGCACAACCCTTAACCTCTCCTAATGCATCCTCTCTTGTCATCAAATTAAATTATGGTGAAACCGATATGCTATTCATGGGCGATGTTGGAAAAAAGGAGGAAAAAGAGATGTTGAAAAAACATGATGTAGATGCAGAAGTAGTTAAAATAGGGCACCATGGCTCGAATACGAGCTCGTCTATGGCGTTTTTAAAAGCAGTAGACCCGGAAATGGCTATCTTAACCTATAGCAAAGATAATAACTATGGCCATCCTGTTCCTCGAGTTATTGACCATCTAAACGAAATCAATGCGTTGATTTATTCTACAGCGGCCCTTGACAGTATTACTGTGGAAACGGATGGAGAGACACTAATGGTCAATCCTAAAATGAATCCAATCCAAAAATTTGTGGACGAACAAGCAAGCTGA
- a CDS encoding SPFH domain-containing protein — MQERKAWSINGALGIGFIIILLAAAVFSFFQSYFILGAVLFIIAVVLISGITIVQPNQSIVVIFLGKYMGTVRREGILVTIPFSVRKTISLRVRNFNSNRLKVNDVNGNPIEIAAVVVFKVVDAAKAVFDVDQYEDFVEIQSETAIRAVATTYPYDSFTNEELTLRGNADEVSSQLTNELQDRLQVAGVEVIEARLTHLAYSTEIAQAMLQRQQASAIISAREQIVQGAVGMAQDAIARLEADNVVDLDDERRVAMINNLLVAIVSDQGTQPVINTGTLYQ, encoded by the coding sequence ATGCAGGAACGCAAAGCTTGGAGTATCAATGGTGCGCTCGGAATAGGTTTCATTATTATATTACTGGCAGCAGCAGTATTTAGTTTTTTTCAGTCGTATTTTATTTTAGGAGCCGTATTATTTATTATTGCTGTGGTTTTAATCAGTGGTATAACGATTGTGCAGCCTAATCAATCCATCGTTGTTATTTTCTTAGGGAAATACATGGGAACTGTACGCCGGGAAGGAATTTTGGTAACCATTCCATTTTCTGTACGCAAAACGATTTCTTTAAGAGTCCGGAACTTTAATAGCAATCGGTTAAAAGTAAATGACGTGAACGGGAATCCGATTGAAATTGCCGCAGTGGTTGTTTTTAAAGTAGTTGATGCAGCAAAAGCCGTTTTTGATGTCGATCAATATGAGGACTTTGTTGAAATTCAAAGTGAAACAGCTATCCGTGCAGTAGCGACAACATATCCGTATGATTCATTTACAAACGAAGAGTTAACCTTACGTGGAAATGCAGATGAAGTATCAAGCCAATTAACAAACGAATTGCAAGATCGTCTCCAGGTTGCTGGTGTGGAAGTGATTGAGGCCCGGTTAACACACTTAGCTTATTCCACAGAAATTGCTCAAGCGATGTTGCAGCGTCAGCAGGCAAGCGCTATTATCTCTGCCCGGGAACAAATTGTTCAAGGTGCTGTCGGAATGGCACAGGATGCTATTGCCCGTTTAGAAGCAGATAATGTCGTGGATTTAGATGATGAGCGAAGAGTAGCAATGATTAATAACCTGCTGGTTGCTATTGTTTCTGATCAAGGGACCCAGCCGGTAATCAATACAGGGACACTTTATCAATAA
- a CDS encoding Arc family DNA-binding protein: MAKKKNFPLRIDPELYEILQRWAKDEFRSVNSHVEFLLRESAKRAGRLPKKQDKKTGED, encoded by the coding sequence ATGGCGAAGAAGAAAAACTTTCCATTACGCATAGACCCTGAACTCTACGAGATATTGCAGCGATGGGCAAAGGATGAATTTCGCAGTGTCAACAGCCACGTTGAATTCCTGCTGCGGGAATCTGCCAAACGGGCGGGGAGACTTCCGAAAAAACAGGATAAGAAAACAGGGGAAGATTGA
- a CDS encoding TIGR01777 family oxidoreductase, whose translation MNILITGATGFLGSKLAVHLTNLNHKLYILSRSAEKRSNTSHMTFLNYDTTANDLPGIDAVINLAGESLFGYWTKKKKEMILTSRIRVTKYLVQLMKDMKEKPRVFISGSAVGYYGMSEDVIFTEATTQPGNDFLASVVRQWETEASYAEEIGIRTVYTRFGVMLGKDGGAFPLMSLPIKLYTGGHIGDGEQWLSWIHVKDAVKIITFCLENSTVKGAVNVTAPTPKRNKDFIKKAAQVYKRPNWLHLPTAFFYLALGEMTQLLAKGQFVYPQKALEHGFTFDFPLLDRALLDIANH comes from the coding sequence ATGAACATACTCATAACCGGTGCTACAGGATTTTTAGGAAGTAAATTAGCTGTTCATCTTACTAATCTCAATCATAAACTATATATTTTATCCCGTTCCGCCGAGAAAAGATCGAATACATCGCATATGACTTTTTTGAATTATGATACGACTGCAAATGATCTGCCGGGAATAGATGCTGTCATTAACTTGGCTGGTGAATCACTGTTTGGATATTGGACGAAGAAAAAGAAGGAAATGATTCTTACCAGCCGGATTCGCGTCACTAAATACCTTGTCCAGTTAATGAAAGATATGAAGGAGAAACCACGTGTATTTATCAGCGGTTCCGCAGTAGGCTATTATGGCATGTCAGAAGACGTTATTTTCACAGAAGCAACGACACAGCCGGGCAATGACTTTCTTGCATCTGTAGTAAGACAATGGGAAACAGAAGCAAGTTACGCTGAAGAAATAGGAATCCGGACAGTTTATACACGATTTGGTGTGATGCTTGGCAAAGATGGTGGTGCATTTCCGCTTATGTCACTGCCCATCAAATTATATACCGGCGGGCATATTGGTGATGGGGAACAATGGCTCTCCTGGATTCACGTTAAAGATGCTGTGAAAATCATTACCTTTTGTTTAGAAAATTCCACCGTAAAGGGAGCAGTTAATGTCACAGCTCCTACACCAAAAAGGAATAAAGACTTTATAAAAAAAGCTGCACAGGTGTATAAACGCCCGAACTGGCTGCATCTGCCAACTGCATTTTTTTATCTGGCATTGGGTGAAATGACGCAGCTTCTCGCCAAAGGACAGTTTGTGTATCCACAGAAGGCGCTTGAACACGGTTTCACTTTTGATTTTCCGTTACTTGACCGAGCTTTATTAGACATAGCCAATCATTAA
- the recX gene encoding recombination regulator RecX codes for MQKISRITTQKKQKHRYNIFLNTPAGDKYGFSVDEEILIKFRLEKGMELNDELMETLQEQDNLHKIYTLTIHFLSYRIRSEKEVITYLQKKEVEDEQISVIMQRLKKENLLDDQQFADMFVRSRMNTSSKGPKVIEQELFEKGISGPIAASALEQYTPALQKEKIQKLLGKKIKQSSKDSFQKQMNQAKNTILQKGFDQQFIFNAVQNMKQEENTDQEWEALTFQGEKLYQKHMKKYEGFPLKQKVMEGLYRKGFHFDMIQQFVEEYIGNQE; via the coding sequence TTGCAAAAAATCAGCCGGATAACAACACAAAAAAAGCAGAAGCATCGTTATAATATATTTTTAAATACCCCAGCTGGTGATAAATATGGGTTTAGTGTTGATGAAGAAATTCTTATTAAATTCCGATTGGAAAAAGGAATGGAATTGAATGATGAACTCATGGAAACACTTCAGGAACAAGATAACCTTCATAAGATATATACCCTTACTATACACTTTTTAAGCTATCGAATACGTTCCGAAAAAGAAGTTATCACCTATTTGCAGAAAAAAGAAGTGGAAGATGAGCAAATTTCTGTTATTATGCAGCGATTGAAGAAAGAGAATCTTCTGGACGACCAGCAATTTGCAGATATGTTTGTGCGTTCCCGTATGAATACCAGCTCCAAAGGACCGAAAGTCATTGAACAAGAGTTATTTGAAAAGGGGATTAGTGGCCCAATTGCTGCGAGTGCTTTGGAACAATACACGCCTGCGCTTCAAAAGGAAAAGATTCAAAAGCTGCTCGGCAAAAAAATAAAGCAAAGTTCCAAAGATTCTTTTCAGAAACAAATGAATCAGGCTAAAAATACAATCCTGCAAAAAGGGTTTGATCAGCAGTTTATTTTCAATGCTGTTCAGAATATGAAGCAGGAAGAAAATACAGATCAGGAATGGGAAGCTTTAACATTTCAAGGAGAAAAGCTGTACCAGAAGCATATGAAAAAATATGAAGGTTTTCCATTAAAGCAAAAAGTTATGGAAGGACTATACCGGAAAGGATTTCATTTTGATATGATTCAACAATTTGTCGAGGAATATATAGGGAATCAAGAATAA